DNA sequence from the Marinilongibacter aquaticus genome:
TCTTAAGCCTGCTCTGGGTATTTTTGCCCATATTAACGAACATATCCGATGAAAAGTCCAAATTGGGAAGTAGCCAAAACCTACGAAGACATTACCTACAAAAAATGTGAGGGCGTTGCACGCATTGCATTTAACCGCCCTGAGGTACGAAATGCCTTCAGGCCAAAGACGGTTTTCGAATTGATCGATGCGTTTGAAGATGCCCGAAACGATGGGGCTGTAGGAGTGATTTTGCTTTCTGGAGAAGGGCCTTCCAAGAAAGACGGAGGATGGGCTTTTTGTAGCGGAGGAGATCAGAATGCCCGTGGAAAAGATGGCTACAAAGATGAGGTGGGCATTGGCCGTTTGAACATTTTGGATGTGCAGCGTCAGATCCGTTTCATGAGCAAGCCTGTCATTTGTGTGGTGCCCGGTTGGGCAGTAGGCGGAGGGCACAGTTTGCACGTGGTTTGCGATTTATCATTGGCCAGCAAAGAGCATGCGATTTTTAAACAAACCGATGCCAATGTGGCCAGCTACGATGCGGGCTATGGTTCAGCTTATTTGGCTCGTCAAGTTGGTCAGAAAAGAGCACGTGAAATATTCTTTTTAGGTCGGAATTATTCGGCCCAAGAGGCTTTTGAAATGGGCATGGTCAATGCGGTAATACCGCACTACGAGCTGGAAGACACGGCTTTTCAATGGGCCCAAGAAATTTTAGAGAAAAGTCCAATGGCCATTCG
Encoded proteins:
- a CDS encoding 1,4-dihydroxy-2-naphthoyl-CoA synthase, with amino-acid sequence MKSPNWEVAKTYEDITYKKCEGVARIAFNRPEVRNAFRPKTVFELIDAFEDARNDGAVGVILLSGEGPSKKDGGWAFCSGGDQNARGKDGYKDEVGIGRLNILDVQRQIRFMSKPVICVVPGWAVGGGHSLHVVCDLSLASKEHAIFKQTDANVASYDAGYGSAYLARQVGQKRAREIFFLGRNYSAQEAFEMGMVNAVIPHYELEDTAFQWAQEILEKSPMAIRMLKYAFNMIDDGMVGQQIFAGEATRLGYMTDEAKEGRDAFLEKRRPEFEKFPKYS